TGCACCGGGACAGGCTGAAGCCCAGAGTTTTCATCATCTAAAAAAATTACTTAACGGGAATCGTTACCACTAAGCGCTTACGCCCGCGGGCACGGCGACGACGAATGACCGCTTGACCGTTTTTGGTCTGCATACGGGAACGGAAGCCAT
This DNA window, taken from Syntrophotalea carbinolica DSM 2380, encodes the following:
- the rpmH gene encoding 50S ribosomal protein L34, which gives rise to MSKRTYQPSRIRRKRTHGFRSRMQTKNGQAVIRRRRARGRKRLVVTIPVK